The Fulvivirga ligni genome window below encodes:
- a CDS encoding carboxymuconolactone decarboxylase family protein, translated as MQRIEALNPETTTGKSKELFDGVQKKLGMVPNLMRTMGVSPAVLGGYLALSDALSKSSVGGKLSELIALTVANVNGCDYCNAAHSFIGEKLAGIQPAEIKAAREGRSANAKEEAALTFAKKVVQARGHVSDQDVQEVKDAGYSEAQVAEIIALTSLNILTNYFNNVALVEVDFPKVELAEVAAV; from the coding sequence ATGCAAAGAATTGAAGCATTAAACCCGGAAACTACCACAGGAAAATCAAAAGAACTATTTGATGGTGTACAGAAAAAATTAGGGATGGTTCCTAATCTAATGAGAACAATGGGCGTGTCGCCAGCCGTATTAGGAGGCTACCTGGCCTTGAGTGACGCACTTTCAAAGTCATCAGTAGGAGGTAAACTTAGCGAGCTGATTGCCCTTACGGTGGCCAATGTAAACGGTTGTGATTACTGTAACGCTGCTCATAGCTTTATAGGAGAGAAGCTTGCAGGCATACAGCCGGCTGAAATAAAAGCAGCCCGCGAAGGTAGATCTGCTAATGCCAAAGAGGAGGCAGCCTTAACCTTTGCCAAAAAAGTGGTACAAGCCAGAGGCCATGTGAGCGACCAAGATGTTCAGGAGGTGAAAGACGCCGGCTACAGCGAAGCGCAAGTGGCTGAAATTATAGCCCTTACCAGCTTAAATATACTTACCAACTACTTTAATAATGTAGCATTAGTTGAGGTAGATTTTCCTAAAGTAGAGTTAGCCGAAGTAGCAGCAGTTTAA
- a CDS encoding nuclear transport factor 2 family protein, translating into MKIKKPLPPFTMETALEKVQLAEDAWNSRDPQRVALAYTLDSEWRNRTEFINGRQEIINFLTRKWQKERNYKLRKELWGFRENRIAVRFEYEYQNQDNQWFRAYGNELWEFNAQGLMQKRYASINDLAISESERQI; encoded by the coding sequence ATGAAAATCAAAAAACCTTTACCTCCGTTTACCATGGAAACTGCATTGGAAAAAGTGCAGCTGGCCGAAGATGCCTGGAACAGCAGAGATCCACAACGAGTGGCGCTGGCCTACACCTTAGATTCTGAGTGGAGAAATAGAACTGAGTTTATTAACGGTAGGCAAGAAATCATTAATTTTCTCACCAGAAAGTGGCAGAAGGAGAGAAATTATAAATTAAGGAAAGAGTTGTGGGGCTTTAGAGAAAACAGAATAGCCGTACGTTTTGAATATGAATATCAGAACCAGGATAATCAGTGGTTCAGGGCTTATGGCAATGAACTGTGGGAGTTTAATGCACAGGGACTTATGCAGAAAAGATATGCCAGTATTAATGATTTGGCTATCTCAGAAAGCGAACGACAAATTTAA
- a CDS encoding DUF1569 domain-containing protein, with protein MKTIFSATLRDELTHRISLLQASNKAQWGKMNVSQMARHCTIWNEWVLGTKPYEYKQEFLGKLFGKLALKSNTKDDKPIGKKMPAGRAFVVKEATSDLISYQSIWQGQVKAYKDFSNDSFIHDFFGKMTNEQIGIFAYKHNDHHLRQFGG; from the coding sequence TTGAAAACGATATTTAGCGCTACATTGAGAGATGAATTGACCCATCGAATATCTCTTTTACAGGCTTCCAACAAGGCTCAATGGGGTAAAATGAATGTTTCTCAGATGGCCAGGCATTGTACCATTTGGAATGAGTGGGTGCTTGGCACCAAACCCTATGAATATAAACAAGAGTTTTTAGGGAAACTATTTGGTAAACTAGCTTTGAAAAGCAACACCAAAGATGATAAACCAATCGGTAAAAAAATGCCGGCCGGTAGGGCTTTTGTGGTCAAGGAAGCTACCAGTGATCTTATATCTTATCAATCCATTTGGCAAGGGCAGGTTAAGGCCTATAAAGACTTTTCAAACGACTCTTTTATCCACGACTTCTTTGGAAAAATGACCAATGAGCAAATCGGCATCTTTGCTTATAAGCATAATGACCATCATTTGAGGCAGTTTGGGGGCTGA
- a CDS encoding YdeI/OmpD-associated family protein → MTKDIETFCPKSRTDWRKWLEKNHQSKQSVWLVYFKTSTKVPSISWSEAVDEAICFGWIDSTKKAVDEKRYMQYFSKRKPNSIWSKVNKEKVEKLIANGRMRESGFNSIQVAKQNGSWLILDDVEALVVPEDLKEALENYHEATEFFNSLSKSSKKILLHWVMSAKRPETRRKRVLEIALSASKRQKPKQFQ, encoded by the coding sequence ATGACTAAAGATATAGAGACATTTTGTCCTAAAAGCCGAACAGACTGGCGCAAATGGCTGGAGAAAAATCACCAGTCAAAGCAGTCTGTTTGGCTGGTTTATTTCAAAACATCTACCAAAGTACCTTCCATTAGTTGGAGCGAGGCAGTGGATGAGGCTATTTGTTTCGGGTGGATAGATAGTACCAAAAAAGCTGTGGATGAAAAAAGATATATGCAGTATTTCTCCAAGAGAAAACCGAATAGCATTTGGTCTAAAGTGAATAAAGAAAAAGTGGAGAAACTCATTGCCAACGGCAGAATGAGGGAATCAGGTTTCAATAGTATTCAAGTGGCTAAACAAAACGGTTCTTGGTTGATTTTGGATGATGTGGAGGCTCTTGTGGTTCCGGAAGATTTAAAAGAGGCATTAGAAAATTATCATGAGGCCACGGAGTTTTTTAACAGTTTAAGCAAGTCCTCTAAAAAGATTTTATTGCACTGGGTGATGTCAGCTAAACGACCGGAAACGCGAAGAAAAAGAGTACTGGAAATAGCGCTCAGCGCCAGTAAAAGACAAAAGCCTAAGCAGTTTCAATAA
- a CDS encoding nuclear transport factor 2 family protein: protein MTHVFSELSQGNDESLLDIMAEEMTWNWMGSGQWSKSFVGKAQVLGELWKNVRDTIKKPYKVEVHNIIADGDYVVVEMSGQNETVTENSYKNKYCWVCLLRDGKLYQINEYMDTELVTNAFKS, encoded by the coding sequence ATGACTCATGTATTCTCTGAGCTATCTCAAGGGAATGACGAGTCACTTTTAGATATAATGGCGGAAGAGATGACATGGAATTGGATGGGCTCGGGGCAGTGGTCTAAGTCTTTCGTTGGTAAGGCACAGGTGCTAGGCGAGCTATGGAAAAATGTTAGGGATACCATAAAGAAACCATATAAAGTAGAGGTTCATAATATCATTGCAGATGGTGATTACGTGGTAGTGGAGATGTCTGGACAAAACGAAACGGTCACCGAGAACTCTTATAAAAATAAGTACTGTTGGGTTTGTCTTTTAAGAGATGGGAAGCTCTATCAGATCAACGAATATATGGATACCGAGCTAGTTACTAATGCTTTTAAATCTTGA
- a CDS encoding VOC family protein, producing the protein MINKMTITNIHVIDQDSAFDFYVNKLGFKVVDDIPMGPDTRWLTVSPPEQPDLQLVLFPVKVSKMFPKEVAEQLISLIKRGVFGCGVLTCNDVYATYEELKAKGVEFIKSPTKEFYGTEALFKDDSGNYFSLQPINNFGVENDI; encoded by the coding sequence ATGATAAACAAAATGACCATCACAAATATTCATGTGATAGACCAGGACAGTGCTTTTGATTTTTACGTTAACAAGCTGGGCTTTAAAGTGGTAGATGACATACCTATGGGGCCTGACACAAGATGGCTCACCGTTTCCCCACCAGAGCAGCCAGATCTTCAGTTGGTACTTTTTCCTGTTAAAGTAAGTAAAATGTTTCCTAAAGAAGTGGCTGAGCAATTGATAAGCCTAATCAAACGCGGAGTGTTCGGTTGTGGTGTACTCACTTGTAACGATGTTTATGCCACCTATGAAGAACTCAAAGCAAAAGGAGTAGAGTTCATAAAGTCTCCCACCAAAGAGTTCTATGGAACCGAAGCCTTGTTTAAAGATGATTCCGGCAATTACTTTTCATTACAACCCATAAATAATTTTGGTGTTGAAAACGATATTTAG
- a CDS encoding helix-turn-helix domain-containing protein, producing MIQKSKHTLVDPQTGNLAFKLYTIQGNNPFDHIQRLNYYSLIWVQSAGVKLKANFSECDIEENTLLAFAPYQPFMLMTDGDLKARVIHFHPDFFCIHKHHKEVACHGVLFNNIYDPPALPLDQATVSIFNMQMDQMENELQSLDLAHYELMISYLKIFLITASRLKAKSQPEIINESSESDEPFVLQNLKDCIEEHYKSKHSASEYADLLAISTKALAKLTRRHFNKTLTDLISERIIIEAKRELYLTSKTVKEIAYELGYNDEYYFSRFFKKNAEVSPQVYRETVGFAKMMVG from the coding sequence ATGATACAAAAGAGCAAACACACGCTTGTAGATCCACAAACCGGAAACTTGGCTTTTAAGCTGTATACTATACAGGGAAATAATCCTTTTGATCATATTCAGCGGCTTAATTACTACTCGCTAATTTGGGTGCAGAGTGCAGGTGTAAAGTTGAAAGCCAACTTTTCCGAATGTGATATTGAAGAGAATACCTTGCTGGCATTTGCGCCCTATCAGCCATTTATGCTTATGACGGATGGTGATTTAAAAGCAAGGGTCATACACTTTCATCCAGATTTCTTTTGCATTCATAAGCACCATAAGGAGGTGGCCTGTCATGGTGTATTGTTTAATAACATCTATGATCCGCCAGCGCTACCTCTTGATCAGGCCACAGTTTCAATCTTTAACATGCAGATGGACCAGATGGAAAATGAGCTGCAAAGTTTAGATCTTGCCCACTATGAGCTTATGATCTCATACCTCAAAATATTTCTTATTACTGCTTCCAGGTTAAAGGCTAAGTCTCAGCCTGAAATAATCAATGAGTCATCAGAAAGTGATGAGCCTTTTGTACTTCAAAACCTGAAAGACTGTATTGAGGAACATTACAAGTCCAAGCATTCTGCCAGTGAATATGCTGATCTGCTGGCTATTAGCACCAAGGCATTGGCTAAACTGACCCGCAGACATTTTAATAAAACCCTGACCGATCTCATCTCCGAGAGAATTATCATTGAAGCCAAAAGAGAACTCTACCTCACCTCAAAAACGGTAAAGGAAATAGCTTATGAATTAGGCTATAATGACGAATATTATTTCAGTCGATTTTTTAAAAAGAATGCTGAGGTATCGCCTCAGGTTTATAGAGAAACGGTGGGCTTTGCCAAGATGATGGTGGGCTGA
- a CDS encoding helix-turn-helix transcriptional regulator, whose product MNEYPKVYLYQRIVQAKLFIDRRFADKIDLDNISDEAYFSKYHFIRLFKSAYGKTPHQYLKYVRIEKAKELLRKGCSVSDTCHLVGFDSLSSFSGLFSRTVGMTPSAYFNSQKQMREMIAKKPLAFVPSCYAYQHGWLENSNFEEKKM is encoded by the coding sequence ATGAATGAATATCCAAAAGTATACCTGTATCAACGTATCGTTCAGGCCAAGTTATTTATAGACAGGCGCTTTGCCGATAAAATAGATCTGGATAATATTTCAGATGAAGCGTACTTTTCAAAGTATCATTTTATCAGGTTGTTTAAATCTGCTTATGGCAAAACTCCTCATCAATATTTGAAATACGTTCGCATAGAAAAAGCAAAGGAGTTGTTAAGAAAAGGCTGCTCCGTTTCAGATACTTGTCATTTGGTTGGTTTTGATAGTTTATCATCTTTCAGTGGTCTCTTTTCCAGGACTGTGGGCATGACGCCCTCCGCTTATTTTAATTCACAAAAACAAATGCGGGAGATGATTGCTAAGAAACCTCTTGCTTTCGTTCCGTCTTGTTATGCCTATCAGCATGGTTGGCTGGAGAATAGCAATTTTGAAGAAAAGAAAATGTAA